A genomic segment from Janibacter sp. DB-40 encodes:
- the argB gene encoding acetylglutamate kinase gives MHSDTTLRGAIDAAALRVARSKATTLVEALPWLEQFRGALVVIKYGGNAMTDDELKAAFAQDIVFLRYAGLRPVVVHGGGPQIQAMLDRLGLASEFKGGLRVTTPEVMDVVRMVLTGQVGRELVGLLNQHGPVAVGMSGEDAGLFGGRRRRLEVDGESVDIGLVGDVESVDPAAVLDILDAGRIPVVSTIAPDLDVDGQVLNVNADTAASALAVALRAQKLVVLTDVEGIYADWPDRDSLLSHLSVSGARALLDRVDTGMIPKLEACIRAVTKGVPQAHVVDGRQPHSMLLEIFTSEGFGTMILPDEGDTGAAGEPDDDAEGEGNPS, from the coding sequence ATGCACTCGGACACCACCCTGCGCGGCGCGATCGACGCCGCGGCGCTGCGCGTGGCCCGGAGCAAGGCGACGACACTCGTCGAGGCCCTGCCCTGGCTCGAGCAGTTCCGCGGTGCGCTCGTCGTGATCAAGTACGGCGGCAACGCCATGACCGACGACGAGCTCAAGGCCGCCTTCGCCCAGGACATCGTCTTCCTGCGCTACGCGGGCCTGCGCCCGGTCGTGGTCCACGGCGGCGGTCCCCAGATCCAGGCGATGCTCGACCGTCTCGGTCTGGCGAGCGAGTTCAAGGGCGGCCTGCGCGTCACCACCCCCGAGGTCATGGACGTCGTGCGGATGGTGCTCACCGGCCAGGTCGGCCGCGAGCTCGTCGGCCTGCTCAACCAGCACGGCCCCGTCGCCGTCGGCATGTCGGGCGAGGACGCCGGGCTCTTCGGCGGTCGCCGCCGCCGGTTGGAGGTCGACGGGGAGAGCGTCGACATCGGACTCGTCGGTGACGTCGAGTCGGTCGACCCGGCCGCGGTCCTCGACATCCTCGACGCCGGCCGCATCCCCGTCGTCTCCACGATCGCGCCGGACCTCGACGTCGACGGCCAGGTGCTCAACGTCAACGCCGACACCGCGGCCTCCGCGCTGGCCGTCGCCCTGCGCGCCCAGAAGCTCGTGGTCCTCACCGACGTGGAGGGCATCTACGCCGACTGGCCCGACCGGGACTCGCTGCTGTCGCACCTGTCCGTCTCCGGTGCCCGTGCCCTGCTCGACCGGGTCGACACGGGGATGATCCCCAAGCTCGAGGCGTGCATCAGGGCCGTGACCAAGGGGGTCCCGCAGGCGCACGTCGTCGACGGACGCCAGCCGCACTCCATGCTGCTCGAGATCTTCACCTCCGAGGGCTTCGGGACGATGATCCTGCCCGACGAGGGGGACACCGGGGCCGCCGGCGAACCGGACGACGACGCAGAAGGAGAGGGCAACCCCTCATGA
- a CDS encoding DNA-3-methyladenine glycosylase codes for MGRHADRGPLIAPPRGRRLTVRDLGRDPLEVARSLLGTHLVGRGVTLRLTEVEAYHGEVDPGSHGYRGMTPRTRVMFGPPGHLYVYRSYGIHWCCNIVCGTTGECAAVLVRAGEVVSGEGLMPDRRPGVPDRDLARGPGRLTKAMAIGGEDDGAALTGRGSPFALYAPPEPVPDARVRTGPRVGVSGPGGDGAVYPWRYWIDGEPTVSAYRPGRPRRVRRD; via the coding sequence CTGGGCCGCCACGCGGATCGGGGCCCGCTGATCGCACCCCCGCGTGGCCGGCGCCTGACCGTCCGCGACCTCGGACGGGACCCGCTCGAGGTCGCCCGGTCGCTGCTGGGCACGCACCTGGTCGGTCGCGGGGTGACCCTGCGCCTGACCGAGGTCGAGGCGTATCACGGCGAGGTGGACCCGGGCTCGCACGGGTACCGGGGCATGACCCCGCGCACCCGGGTGATGTTCGGCCCGCCGGGCCACCTGTACGTCTACCGCAGCTACGGCATCCACTGGTGCTGCAACATCGTCTGCGGGACGACGGGGGAGTGCGCCGCCGTCCTCGTGCGCGCCGGCGAGGTCGTGTCGGGGGAAGGGCTCATGCCCGACCGTCGGCCGGGGGTCCCGGACCGGGACCTCGCCCGCGGGCCGGGGCGCCTCACCAAGGCCATGGCGATCGGCGGCGAGGACGACGGGGCGGCGTTGACCGGGCGGGGATCCCCCTTCGCCCTGTACGCACCGCCGGAACCCGTGCCGGACGCACGGGTGCGCACCGGCCCGCGGGTCGGGGTGTCCGGCCCCGGGGGCGATGGTGCGGTCTATCCCTGGCGGTACTGGATCGACGGTGAACCGACGGTCTCGGCGTACCGCCCGGGCCGACCCCGCAGGGTCAGGCGGGATTGA
- a CDS encoding acetylornithine transaminase, whose amino-acid sequence MTTVSTDQQALLERYRASHIGVFGVPGLVLSHGDGAYVWDVDGNRYLDLLGGIAVNALGHGHPALVTAVSMQARTALHVSNFFTTPAQVEAAEALLRIAEAPEGSGVFFANSGSEAIETAIKLSRRTGRTGIVAASGAFHGRTTGAVTLTHKAAYREPFEPLLPGVTHVPAGDVDALRAAVGPDTAMVLLEPIQGEAGVVPTPAGYLAAAREITREAGALLVLDEIQTGIARTGAWFAHQLEGVVPDAIAVAKGLGGGVPIGGLVTFGPEVTGLLTAGQHGSTFGGNPLACSAALAVIATIESEGLIEHAAQAGQFLVDRVAALDHPLVAGVRGAGLLRAIRLTEPIAPAVAATARSHGFIVNPVAPDALRLAPPLIITTDQLATFVDALPAILDAATQPTPETP is encoded by the coding sequence ATGACCACCGTCTCCACGGACCAGCAGGCCCTCCTCGAGCGCTACCGCGCCAGCCACATCGGCGTCTTCGGCGTCCCCGGGCTCGTCCTCTCCCACGGGGACGGCGCGTACGTCTGGGACGTCGACGGCAACCGCTACCTCGACCTGCTCGGGGGCATCGCCGTCAACGCCCTGGGCCACGGCCACCCCGCCCTCGTCACCGCGGTCTCGATGCAGGCCCGGACCGCGCTGCACGTGAGCAACTTCTTCACCACGCCCGCGCAGGTCGAGGCGGCCGAGGCGCTGCTGCGGATCGCCGAGGCGCCCGAGGGCTCCGGCGTCTTCTTCGCCAACAGCGGGTCCGAGGCCATCGAGACCGCGATCAAGCTCTCCCGCCGCACCGGTCGCACGGGCATCGTCGCCGCGAGTGGGGCCTTCCACGGACGCACCACCGGCGCCGTGACCCTGACCCACAAGGCGGCCTACCGCGAGCCCTTCGAGCCGCTCCTGCCCGGCGTCACCCACGTCCCTGCGGGGGACGTCGACGCGCTGCGCGCCGCCGTCGGGCCGGACACCGCGATGGTCCTTCTCGAGCCGATCCAGGGCGAGGCCGGTGTGGTGCCGACCCCGGCCGGCTACCTCGCCGCGGCCCGGGAGATCACGCGGGAGGCGGGCGCCCTGCTCGTCCTCGACGAGATCCAGACCGGCATCGCCCGCACGGGCGCCTGGTTCGCCCACCAGCTCGAGGGCGTCGTCCCGGACGCCATCGCGGTGGCCAAGGGTCTGGGGGGTGGCGTGCCGATCGGCGGTCTGGTCACCTTCGGGCCCGAGGTCACCGGGCTGCTCACGGCCGGCCAGCACGGCTCCACCTTCGGTGGCAACCCCCTGGCCTGCAGCGCCGCGCTCGCAGTCATCGCGACCATCGAGTCGGAGGGGCTCATCGAGCACGCCGCGCAGGCAGGCCAGTTCCTTGTCGACCGGGTCGCCGCGCTCGACCACCCGCTGGTCGCGGGGGTGCGCGGAGCGGGGCTGCTGCGGGCGATCCGGCTCACGGAGCCGATCGCACCGGCCGTCGCGGCCACGGCGCGCTCCCACGGGTTCATCGTCAACCCGGTGGCGCCCGACGCACTGCGCCTCGCCCCACCCCTGATCATCACCACCGACCAGCTCGCGACCTTCGTCGACGCCCTCCCGGCGATCCTCGACGCAGCCACCCAGCCCACCCCGGAGACCCCATGA
- the tyrS gene encoding tyrosine--tRNA ligase: protein MTDILDELQWRGLVAQTTDEAALRQALADGPITLYCGFDPTAPSLHFGNLVQLIVLRHLQRAGHRVICLVGGSTGLIGDPRPTAERVLKTKEQTAEWVTRIQEQVRPFLDFDGTNAAITVNNLDWTAPMSALDFLRDVGKHFRVNQMVRKEAVAARLNSDEGISYTEFSYQILQGLDFLQLFREYGCTLQTGGQDQWGNLTAGSDLIHRAEGESVHLLTTPLITDAHGNKFGKSEGNAVWLDAQMTSPYAFYQYWVNVEDASVVKLLKVFTDRTREEVAELERLVADEPWRRAAQRTLAADMTTLVHGEQATASVQAASEALFGKGDVRALDEQTLVDATSELPGADVPAGTGLLDVLVATGLVESKKAARRAIGDGAVSINGHKVGDEGYLLGPGDYLHSRVAVVRRGRKNLAAARLS from the coding sequence GTGACCGACATCCTCGACGAGCTGCAGTGGCGTGGACTGGTGGCCCAGACCACGGACGAGGCCGCCTTGCGACAGGCGCTCGCCGACGGACCGATCACCCTGTACTGCGGGTTCGACCCCACGGCACCGTCGCTGCACTTCGGCAACCTGGTCCAGCTGATCGTGCTGCGTCACCTGCAGCGGGCCGGCCACCGCGTCATCTGCCTCGTCGGTGGCTCGACCGGACTCATCGGCGACCCGCGTCCGACGGCGGAGCGGGTGCTGAAGACCAAGGAGCAGACCGCTGAGTGGGTGACCCGGATCCAGGAACAGGTCCGGCCCTTCCTCGACTTCGACGGGACCAACGCCGCGATCACGGTGAACAACCTCGACTGGACCGCACCGATGTCGGCGCTGGACTTCCTCCGGGACGTCGGCAAGCACTTCCGTGTCAACCAGATGGTGCGCAAGGAGGCAGTGGCCGCACGCCTGAACAGCGACGAGGGCATCTCCTACACCGAGTTCAGCTACCAGATCCTGCAGGGGCTCGACTTCCTGCAGCTCTTCCGTGAGTACGGGTGCACGCTGCAGACGGGCGGTCAGGACCAGTGGGGCAACCTCACGGCCGGGTCGGACCTCATCCACCGCGCCGAGGGGGAGTCGGTCCACCTGCTGACGACTCCGTTGATCACCGACGCCCACGGGAACAAGTTCGGCAAGTCCGAGGGCAACGCGGTCTGGCTCGATGCGCAGATGACGAGTCCGTACGCGTTCTACCAGTACTGGGTCAACGTCGAGGACGCCTCGGTGGTCAAGCTCCTCAAGGTCTTCACGGACCGCACACGTGAGGAGGTCGCCGAGCTCGAGCGCCTCGTCGCAGACGAGCCCTGGCGGCGAGCGGCCCAGCGCACCCTGGCCGCGGACATGACCACGCTCGTCCACGGGGAGCAGGCCACGGCCTCGGTCCAGGCGGCGTCCGAGGCCCTCTTCGGCAAGGGTGACGTTCGCGCCCTGGACGAGCAGACGCTCGTCGACGCGACGAGTGAGCTCCCCGGGGCGGATGTGCCGGCGGGGACCGGACTCCTGGACGTCCTCGTGGCCACCGGCCTGGTGGAGTCGAAGAAGGCTGCACGCCGGGCCATCGGTGACGGAGCCGTCTCGATCAACGGCCACAAGGTGGGGGACGAGGGCTACCTGCTCGGTCCGGGGGACTACCTCCACAGCCGCGTGGCCGTCGTGCGTCGCGGCCGCAAGAACCTGGCCGCCGCGCGCCTCAGCTGA
- a CDS encoding (2Fe-2S)-binding protein, which translates to MIVCNCAVVGDKQIAAAAADGASTLSQVCASTGAGRDCGACVFSVRRILCDTVGAEGPQDSFPTVAEVERAAS; encoded by the coding sequence GTGATCGTGTGCAACTGCGCCGTCGTCGGCGACAAGCAGATCGCTGCCGCGGCGGCCGACGGCGCGAGCACTCTCTCCCAGGTGTGCGCCAGCACCGGAGCGGGCCGCGATTGCGGCGCGTGTGTCTTCTCCGTTCGACGCATTCTCTGCGACACTGTGGGTGCCGAGGGTCCGCAGGACTCTTTCCCCACCGTCGCGGAGGTCGAACGTGCAGCCAGTTGA
- the argH gene encoding argininosuccinate lyase, protein MWGGRFAGGPSDALAALSKSTHFDWRLAPYDIAGSRAHARVLHSAGLLDEANLSAMLQGLARLAEDVETGAFVPAQDDEDVHTALERGLIERVGPDVGGRLRAGRSRNDQVATLFRMYLRDHARIVAGLLLEVVNALVEQAEAHIDVPMPGRTHLQHAQPVLLSHHLLAHAWALLRDVERLVDWDRRTSLSPYGSGALAGSSLGLDPEAVASDLGFSGAVENSIDGTASRDFVAEFCFVAAMSAVDVSRLAEEVILWATKEFSFITLDDAFSTGSSIMPQKKNPDVAELARGKAGRLVGDLAGLMTTLKALPLAYNRDLQEDKEPVFDAVDTLELLLPAFSGMVATLTYHGDRMAALAPQGFSLATDIAEWLVRQGVPFRIAHEVAGSCVRECEDRQIELWDLTDEDLSRISEHLTPGVREVLSVAGSLASRDAKGGTAPDRVRDQIGTARAQVEELGAWAATRIGAR, encoded by the coding sequence CTGTGGGGCGGCCGCTTCGCCGGCGGTCCGAGCGACGCCCTGGCGGCCCTGAGCAAGTCGACCCACTTCGACTGGCGACTGGCGCCGTACGACATCGCCGGCTCGCGGGCGCACGCCCGGGTGCTGCACTCCGCCGGCCTCCTCGACGAGGCGAACCTCTCGGCGATGCTCCAGGGGCTGGCCCGGTTGGCCGAGGACGTCGAGACGGGCGCCTTCGTCCCCGCCCAGGACGACGAGGACGTCCACACCGCCCTGGAGCGCGGGCTCATCGAGCGGGTCGGCCCCGACGTCGGCGGGCGCCTGCGAGCCGGGCGATCCCGCAACGACCAGGTGGCCACCCTCTTCCGCATGTACCTGCGCGACCACGCGCGCATCGTGGCCGGGCTGCTGCTGGAGGTCGTGAACGCACTCGTCGAGCAGGCAGAGGCGCACATCGACGTCCCGATGCCCGGGCGCACCCATCTGCAGCACGCCCAGCCGGTCCTGCTCAGCCACCACCTGCTCGCCCACGCCTGGGCGCTGCTGCGGGACGTCGAGCGTCTCGTCGACTGGGATCGCCGCACCTCGCTGAGCCCGTACGGTTCCGGCGCACTGGCGGGATCCTCGCTCGGGCTCGACCCGGAGGCGGTCGCGAGCGACCTCGGCTTCTCCGGAGCCGTCGAGAACTCCATCGACGGGACCGCGTCCCGCGACTTCGTCGCCGAGTTCTGCTTCGTCGCGGCGATGTCCGCCGTGGACGTCTCGCGGCTGGCCGAGGAGGTCATCCTCTGGGCCACGAAGGAGTTCTCCTTCATCACCCTCGACGACGCCTTCTCGACCGGGTCGAGCATCATGCCGCAGAAGAAGAACCCCGACGTGGCCGAGCTCGCCCGCGGCAAGGCGGGGCGACTCGTCGGAGACCTCGCCGGGCTCATGACGACGCTCAAGGCGTTGCCGCTCGCCTACAACCGCGACCTGCAGGAGGACAAGGAGCCGGTCTTCGACGCGGTCGACACCCTCGAGCTGCTGCTGCCGGCCTTCTCCGGGATGGTCGCGACGCTGACCTACCACGGTGATCGGATGGCCGCCCTCGCGCCGCAGGGATTCTCGCTCGCAACCGACATCGCGGAGTGGCTCGTGCGTCAGGGCGTGCCCTTCCGGATCGCGCACGAGGTCGCCGGATCCTGCGTGCGGGAGTGCGAGGACCGCCAGATCGAGCTGTGGGACCTCACTGACGAGGACCTCTCCCGGATCAGCGAGCACCTGACACCCGGAGTGCGCGAGGTCCTCTCGGTCGCCGGGTCCCTGGCCTCCCGCGATGCGAAGGGCGGCACCGCGCCCGATCGCGTCCGGGACCAGATCGGGACTGCGCGGGCGCAGGTCGAGGAGCTCGGCGCCTGGGCCGCCACGCGGATCGGGGCCCGCTGA
- a CDS encoding arginine repressor — MIPATRPGRQARIAELLREHAVRSQTELLALLSADGIEVTQATLSRDLLELRAEKVRIGRDLVYALPGEGGDRTPRAAVGRVEIDDRLRRLCEELLVTARSSAQLVVVRTPPGAANYLAAAVDHARWPEVLGTIAGDDTIMVITGSPEEGEALTARLLGLAQTTPDIQETP, encoded by the coding sequence ATGATCCCCGCGACCCGGCCCGGGCGACAGGCGCGCATCGCCGAGCTGCTGCGTGAGCACGCCGTGCGCAGCCAGACCGAGCTGCTGGCCCTGCTCAGCGCCGACGGCATCGAGGTCACCCAGGCGACGCTGTCGCGCGACCTGCTCGAGCTGCGCGCCGAGAAGGTGCGCATCGGGCGTGACCTCGTCTACGCCCTTCCCGGCGAAGGGGGTGACCGCACCCCTCGTGCGGCCGTCGGCCGCGTCGAGATCGACGACCGGCTGCGACGCCTGTGCGAGGAGCTGCTCGTCACCGCCCGCAGCAGCGCGCAGCTCGTCGTCGTACGCACCCCTCCGGGCGCCGCGAACTACCTCGCGGCCGCCGTCGACCACGCACGCTGGCCCGAGGTGCTCGGCACCATCGCCGGGGATGACACGATCATGGTCATCACCGGTTCGCCCGAGGAGGGCGAGGCCCTCACCGCCCGACTGCTGGGCCTGGCCCAGACCACCCCCGACATCCAGGAGACACCGTGA
- the bfr gene encoding bacterioferritin has translation MQPVDPRVVTLLNEALTIELTVVNGYFLNARMLDNWGLPRLGKVFYDLSIGEMKDADELIERILMFDGHPNVQKLNNIQVGENAVEMLELALASEVHAVKTFNAAAHECHGFGDHATANVFEEMARDEEAHADWFEAQLDACTRVGMENYLAQQVDVSVNPA, from the coding sequence GTGCAGCCAGTTGACCCGAGGGTCGTCACCCTCCTGAACGAGGCGCTCACCATCGAGCTGACCGTCGTCAACGGTTACTTCCTCAACGCGCGCATGCTCGACAACTGGGGCCTCCCGCGCCTCGGGAAGGTCTTCTACGACCTGTCGATCGGCGAGATGAAGGACGCGGACGAGCTCATCGAGCGCATCCTGATGTTCGACGGGCACCCCAACGTGCAGAAGCTGAACAACATCCAGGTCGGCGAGAACGCCGTCGAGATGCTGGAGCTGGCCCTGGCCAGCGAGGTGCACGCGGTCAAGACCTTCAACGCCGCAGCCCACGAGTGCCACGGGTTCGGGGACCACGCCACGGCCAACGTCTTCGAGGAGATGGCCCGCGACGAGGAGGCCCACGCCGACTGGTTCGAGGCGCAGCTCGACGCCTGCACGCGCGTCGGCATGGAGAACTACCTCGCCCAGCAGGTCGACGTCTCCGTCAATCCCGCCTGA
- the argF gene encoding ornithine carbamoyltransferase codes for MTARHMLADDDLTPAEQAHVLDLAARLKAERHAEQPLAGPRAVAVIFDKPTLRTQLSFATGVAELGGYPMSVDGSLAQIGTRESIADVARVIGRQVSAIVWRTHGQDRLEELAAHVEVPVINALTDDYHPCQLLADLLTIREHKGGTAGRTLAYVGDGANNMAHSYLLSCAMAGMHVRIGTPATHQPTADVLARAQAIAAEQGGSVLVTDDPVGAVTGADVVATDTWVSMGMEDEKGGRTGETSPFTPFAVTRELLAHAAPDAIVLHCLPAYRGLEIEAEVIDGGQSVVWDEAENRLHAQKALLTFLLTASS; via the coding sequence ATGACCGCCCGCCACATGCTCGCCGACGACGACCTCACGCCCGCCGAGCAGGCACACGTCCTCGACCTGGCCGCGCGCCTGAAGGCCGAGCGCCACGCGGAGCAGCCCCTGGCCGGCCCCCGGGCGGTCGCCGTCATCTTCGACAAGCCCACGCTGCGCACCCAGCTCTCCTTCGCCACCGGCGTGGCGGAGCTGGGGGGCTACCCGATGTCGGTCGACGGCAGCCTCGCCCAGATCGGCACCCGTGAGTCCATCGCGGACGTGGCCCGGGTCATCGGCCGCCAGGTCAGTGCGATCGTCTGGCGCACCCACGGCCAGGACCGTCTCGAGGAGCTCGCCGCCCACGTCGAGGTCCCGGTGATCAACGCCCTCACCGACGACTACCACCCGTGCCAGCTGCTCGCCGACCTGCTGACGATCCGGGAGCACAAGGGCGGCACCGCCGGCCGCACCCTCGCCTACGTCGGGGACGGTGCCAACAACATGGCGCACTCGTACCTGCTCTCCTGCGCGATGGCCGGCATGCACGTGCGCATCGGCACCCCGGCGACCCACCAGCCGACCGCCGACGTCCTCGCCCGGGCGCAGGCGATCGCCGCCGAGCAGGGCGGCTCCGTCCTCGTCACCGACGACCCGGTGGGCGCAGTGACCGGGGCCGACGTCGTCGCCACCGACACGTGGGTGTCCATGGGCATGGAGGATGAGAAGGGAGGCCGTACCGGCGAGACCTCGCCCTTCACCCCCTTCGCCGTCACCCGGGAGCTGCTCGCGCACGCCGCCCCCGACGCGATCGTCCTGCACTGCCTCCCGGCCTACCGCGGGCTGGAGATCGAGGCCGAGGTCATCGACGGTGGCCAGTCGGTCGTCTGGGACGAGGCGGAGAACCGCCTGCACGCGCAGAAGGCCCTGCTGACCTTCCTCCTGACCGCCTCGTCATGA